The following are from one region of the Periophthalmus magnuspinnatus isolate fPerMag1 chromosome 5, fPerMag1.2.pri, whole genome shotgun sequence genome:
- the per3 gene encoding period circadian protein homolog 3 isoform X1 has product MCDQSTEMTSGDGGLDGEEPNITGEKRRSPGQQQEQEVNTANGEDEEMTSGSHDLSSSANHSPGSITESTSASTSTKSSSEAAGRGQAHREVMSAVAEMKKRLPSDKRSRSKASTVEALHYALNCVKQVQANSEYYKLLMRNGQDERQMSTVCTLEELERVTSEHTLKNTDSFVVVFSLATCRVLYASEQAPSILGCKRKFLESAKFVELLFHQDVNVFYSHTAQPHLPPWSNSHTVGVLFDCAQVKSFFCRIRGGKDREGEMRYNPFRITPYLLKVQGTGGEEEEEPCCLALAERIISGYEAPRIPMDKRIFTTTHSPGCVFLEVDDRAVPLLGYLPQDLIGTSLLTCIHPDDRPLMLSMHRKVLKYAGQPPFEHSPVRLRCQNGDYVTLDTSWSSFINPWSRKVAFIIGRHKVRTSPLNEDVFAARTNEDLVPYEEIKDLQAKIYKLFLQPVHNNGSSGYGSLGSNGSHEHYISVASSSDSNGNLWEDSHREPMTLQQLCADVNRVKSWGQQAYFDSTLKVTVLGKPATANLPPAESNSEVRDPEERRKQVHIPSYQQINCVDNIIRYLESCTGSALKRKNESYSLGSSSSSTSEDDKPTGTADTAQASSDVVLDSGVSVTPSAAAVVGAPLTDLTLSTKAMSVVSVTSQCSYSSTIVHVPQPESEATALEDAPMGSEPTETALPPARPTPSTAAEERRFVGLTKEVLSAHTQKEEQEYVDRFKHRILQSPYSSYLQLDNSSIAHSHHPGDYLRPISAGGLNRSRRGKPRHKRPKPQGSSDSYASPPGPPRCLPDSSWPSSESSQPQMAAPFGQTTQLQPPFFPLMSQQTTGPTEQNLRPQNLRQQQATTIPTPMVFQPEQQSQMNYNFNVMQSPNMPIQMDTIPNIHPNFNNIQPIAPQSINPYVAPVMAVLLPNYPTFTPGYPSIYPLSTPSVLPQAPLTTTGFNPAPVPFSPLPLFQNQEALNQTPPQVPLLCSPRPGSSVGEEEEAAGPRPLFSSSRSSSPLQLNLLQEELPKPNERPGSSNQLSESLHEQINIQGDGPSDSGNHDAQSTSSELLDLLLQEDARSGTGSNASGSGSGESGGSLGSGSGSGSNGTSTSHTGSSNSSKYFASNDSSDTSRKARKSQDPPPDPQGFESRVENSLWSMIQHTPDHVMMTYQIHTRDQNEILAEDREKLRALQPLQPWFSQEQREELAEVHPWIQQQTIPQEIDTQGCVSCNSGSAPVPPHSPHIMAPDSSSLLDTSSQPAPLIQDSSVDT; this is encoded by the exons ATGTGTGACCAGAGCACGGAGATGACAAGTGGAGACGGAGGACTGGATGGGGAGGAGCCGAATATAACCGGAGAAAAGAGGAGGTCACCCGGGCAACAGcaggaacaggaagtgaacacgGCGAACGGAGAAGACGAGGAAATGACCAGCGGATCACATGACCTGTCCTCTTCGGCCAATCACAGCCCTGGAAGCATCACCGAGTCAACTTCGGCATCAACGTCAACAAAGAG CAGCAGTGAAGCGGCAGGTCGAGGGCAGGCGCACAGGGAGGTGATGAGCGCTGTGGCTGAAATGAAGAAGAGACTTCCCTCCGACAAACGTAGCCGCAGTAAAGCCTCGACAGTGGAGGCGCTGCACTACGCCCTCAACTGTGTCAAACAAGTGCAAG CCAACAGTGAGTACTACAAGCTACTGATGCGTAACGGCCAGGATGAGAGGCAGATGTCCACAGTGTGTactctggaggagctggagagggTCACATCTGAACACACTTTGAAGAACACG GACTCGTTCGTGGTGGTCTTCTCTCTGGCCACGTGCCGTGTCCTCTACGCCTCAGAGCAGGCTCCCAGCATCCTTGGCTGCAAGAGGAAGTTCCTGGAGTCAGCAAAGTTTGTGGAGCTGCTTTTCCATCAGGACGTGAATGTGTTCTACTCTCACACAGCCCAGCCACACCTACCGCCGTGGAGCAACTCTCATACAg TTGGAGTCCTGTTCGACTGTGCTCAGGTCAAGTCGTTCTTCTGCAGAATCAG AGGAGGGAAGGATCGTGAGGGCGAAATGCGGTACAACCCATTCAGGATCACTCCGTACTTGCTGAAGGTACAAGGAAccgggggggaggaggaggaggagccctGCTGCTTGGCTCTGGCTGAAAGAATCATCTCTGGATATGAAG CTCCTCGTATCCCGATGGACAAGAGAATCTTCACCACAACTCACTCACCCGGCTGTGTGTTTCTGGAAGTGGATGACCG ggCGGTGCCGTTGTTGGGTTACCTGCCTCAGGATTTGATCGGGACCTCTCTGCTCACCTGTATCCACCCTGACGACCGCCCACTCATGCTGTCCATGCACCGAAAAG TGCTGAAGTACGCAGGGCAGCCTCCCTTCGAGCACTCCCCTGTGCGTCTGCGCTGTCAGAATGGAGACTATgtgactctggacaccagctGGTCCAGCTTCATCAACCCCTGGAGCCGCAAGGTCGCCTTCATTATCGGACGACACAAAGTTCGAAC GAGTCCCCTGAATGAGGATGTGTTTGCTGCTCGTACAAATGAAGATCTGGTCCCTTATGAAGAAATCAAAGACCTCCAGGCCAAGATCTACAAGCTCTTTCTAcaa cCTGTGCATAATAACGGCTCGAGTGGATACGGCAGCCTGGGCAGTAACGGCTCTCATGAGCATTATATCAGTGTGGCGTCTTCCAGCGACAGCAACGGAAACCTGTGGGAGGACTCGCACAGGGAGCCG ATGACGCTGCAGCAGCTTTGTGCAGATGTGAACCGGGTCAAGAGCTGGGGGCAGCAGGCCTATTTCGACTCAACCCTTAAAGTCACTGTCCTCGGGAAACCAGCCACAG CAAATTTGCCTCCTGCTGAATCAAACTCTGAAGTCAGAGATCCAGAGGAGCGAAGGAAACAGGTTCACATCCCCTCCTACCAACAGATCAACTGTGTGGACAACATCATCAG ATATCTGGAGAGCTGTACTGGATCTGCGCTGAAAAGAAAGAATGAATCATATTCTTTAggctcttcatcctcctcaacTTCAGAAGATGACAAACCTACAGGAACAGCTGATACTGCTCAGGCCTCCTCTGATG TGGTCCTGGACTCTGGCGTTTCGGTCACTCCCTCCGCCGCAGCTGTAGTGGGCGCTCCTCTCACAGATCTCACACTCTCTACTAAGGCCATGAGTGTGGTGTCCGTGACTAGCCAGTGTTCTTACAGCAGCACCATAGTCCATGTACCCCAACCAGAGTCAG AAGCCACAGCTCTGGAGGATGCACCAATGGGCAGTGAGCCAACAGAGACTGCTCTGCCCCCTGCTCGCCCCACCCCCTCCACGGCCGCAGAGGAGCGCCGGTTTGTGGGTCTGACCAAAGAGGTGCTGTCGGCTCACACgcagaaggaggagcaggagtaCGTGGACAGATTTAAACACAGGATCCTACAGAGTCCATACAGCTCCTATCTGCAACTGGACAACAGCTCCATAGCTCACTCACACCATCCAG GTGACTACCTTCGGCCTATCAGCGCTGGGGGGCTGAACCGCTCTCGCAGAGGGAAGCCCAGACACAAACGTCCCAAACCTCAAGGGTCTTCTGACAGTTATGCCTCTCCCCCTGGACCCCCACGCTGCCTCCCCGACTCTTCCTGGCCCTCCTCCGAATCTTCACAACCGCAGATGGCCGCTCCCTTTGGCCAAACCACGCAATTACAACCCCCATTCTTCCCTTTAATGTCACAACAGACTACAGGTCCCACAGAGCAAAATCTTCGGCCACAAAATTTGCGGCAACAGCAAGCTACTACTATTCCCACTCCAATGGTTTTTCAGCCAGAACAACAAAGTCAAATGAACTACAATTTCAATGTTATGCAATCTCCAAATATGCCGATTCAAATGGATACGATTCCAAATATTCACCCAAATTTCAACAATATTCAACCAATTGCCCCTCAGAGTATTAATCCCTATGTAGCACCTGTTATGGCCGTTCTTCTCCCCAATTACCCCACGTTTACACCAGGGTACCCCTCCATATACCCCCTGTCCACCCCTTCTGTGCTGCCCCAGGCCCCACTCACCACAACGGGCTTCAACCCAGCACCAGTGCCCTTCTCTCCGCTGCCACTTTTCCAGAACCAGGAAGCGCTGAACCAGACTCCGCCACAG GTGCCGCTGCTGTGCTCCCCCAGACCGGGCTCCTCTgtgggggaggaagaggaggctgcGGGGCCCAGACCTCTGTTCTCCAGTTCTAGGTCCAGTTCTCCTCTTCAGCTCAACCTTCTCCAGGAGGAGCTGCCCAAACCCAACGAGAGGCCGGGGAGCTCCAACCAGCTCAGCGAGAGCCTCCACGAGCAGATCAACATCCAG GGCGACGGTCCAAGTGACTCTGGTAACCATGACGCTCAGTCCACCTCCTCGGAGCTGTTGGACTTACTGCTCCAGGAGGACGCTCGTTCCGGCACCGGCTCCAATGCCTCGGGATCTGGATCGGGAGAATCTGGAGGGTCCCTGGGCTCTGGTTCTGGGAGCGGCTCCAACGGCACCTCTACCTCACACACTG gcagcagtaacagtagtaaatACTTTGCCAGTAACGACTCATCAGACACTTCACGAAAAGCGCGAAAAAGTCAAGACCCCCCACCAGACCCTCAAGGGTTCGAGTCTCGCGTGGAGAACTCTCTGTGGAGCATGATCCAGCACACACCTGACCATGTCATGATGACATACCAGATACACACCAG GGACCAGAATGAGATTTTGGCGGAGGACCGGGAGAAGCTTAGGGCGCTGCAGCCacttcagccctggttcagtcaagagcagagagaggagcttgCTGAGGTGCACCCATGGATCCAACAACAGACCATACCCCAGGAGATCGATACACag GGCTGTGTAAGCTGTAACTCCGGCTCCGCTCCAGTGCCCCCCCACTCACCTCACATCATGGCCCCAGACAGCTCCTCCCTCCTGGACACTTCCTCCCAACCTGCCCCCCTCATCCAGGACTCCTCCGTGGACACATGA
- the per3 gene encoding period circadian protein homolog 3 isoform X2 — MCDQSTEMTSGDGGLDGEEPNITGEKRRSPGQQQEQEVNTANGEDEEMTSGSHDLSSSANHSPGSITESTSASTSTKSSEAAGRGQAHREVMSAVAEMKKRLPSDKRSRSKASTVEALHYALNCVKQVQANSEYYKLLMRNGQDERQMSTVCTLEELERVTSEHTLKNTDSFVVVFSLATCRVLYASEQAPSILGCKRKFLESAKFVELLFHQDVNVFYSHTAQPHLPPWSNSHTVGVLFDCAQVKSFFCRIRGGKDREGEMRYNPFRITPYLLKVQGTGGEEEEEPCCLALAERIISGYEAPRIPMDKRIFTTTHSPGCVFLEVDDRAVPLLGYLPQDLIGTSLLTCIHPDDRPLMLSMHRKVLKYAGQPPFEHSPVRLRCQNGDYVTLDTSWSSFINPWSRKVAFIIGRHKVRTSPLNEDVFAARTNEDLVPYEEIKDLQAKIYKLFLQPVHNNGSSGYGSLGSNGSHEHYISVASSSDSNGNLWEDSHREPMTLQQLCADVNRVKSWGQQAYFDSTLKVTVLGKPATANLPPAESNSEVRDPEERRKQVHIPSYQQINCVDNIIRYLESCTGSALKRKNESYSLGSSSSSTSEDDKPTGTADTAQASSDVVLDSGVSVTPSAAAVVGAPLTDLTLSTKAMSVVSVTSQCSYSSTIVHVPQPESEATALEDAPMGSEPTETALPPARPTPSTAAEERRFVGLTKEVLSAHTQKEEQEYVDRFKHRILQSPYSSYLQLDNSSIAHSHHPGDYLRPISAGGLNRSRRGKPRHKRPKPQGSSDSYASPPGPPRCLPDSSWPSSESSQPQMAAPFGQTTQLQPPFFPLMSQQTTGPTEQNLRPQNLRQQQATTIPTPMVFQPEQQSQMNYNFNVMQSPNMPIQMDTIPNIHPNFNNIQPIAPQSINPYVAPVMAVLLPNYPTFTPGYPSIYPLSTPSVLPQAPLTTTGFNPAPVPFSPLPLFQNQEALNQTPPQVPLLCSPRPGSSVGEEEEAAGPRPLFSSSRSSSPLQLNLLQEELPKPNERPGSSNQLSESLHEQINIQGDGPSDSGNHDAQSTSSELLDLLLQEDARSGTGSNASGSGSGESGGSLGSGSGSGSNGTSTSHTGSSNSSKYFASNDSSDTSRKARKSQDPPPDPQGFESRVENSLWSMIQHTPDHVMMTYQIHTRDQNEILAEDREKLRALQPLQPWFSQEQREELAEVHPWIQQQTIPQEIDTQGCVSCNSGSAPVPPHSPHIMAPDSSSLLDTSSQPAPLIQDSSVDT; from the exons ATGTGTGACCAGAGCACGGAGATGACAAGTGGAGACGGAGGACTGGATGGGGAGGAGCCGAATATAACCGGAGAAAAGAGGAGGTCACCCGGGCAACAGcaggaacaggaagtgaacacgGCGAACGGAGAAGACGAGGAAATGACCAGCGGATCACATGACCTGTCCTCTTCGGCCAATCACAGCCCTGGAAGCATCACCGAGTCAACTTCGGCATCAACGTCAACAAAGAG CAGTGAAGCGGCAGGTCGAGGGCAGGCGCACAGGGAGGTGATGAGCGCTGTGGCTGAAATGAAGAAGAGACTTCCCTCCGACAAACGTAGCCGCAGTAAAGCCTCGACAGTGGAGGCGCTGCACTACGCCCTCAACTGTGTCAAACAAGTGCAAG CCAACAGTGAGTACTACAAGCTACTGATGCGTAACGGCCAGGATGAGAGGCAGATGTCCACAGTGTGTactctggaggagctggagagggTCACATCTGAACACACTTTGAAGAACACG GACTCGTTCGTGGTGGTCTTCTCTCTGGCCACGTGCCGTGTCCTCTACGCCTCAGAGCAGGCTCCCAGCATCCTTGGCTGCAAGAGGAAGTTCCTGGAGTCAGCAAAGTTTGTGGAGCTGCTTTTCCATCAGGACGTGAATGTGTTCTACTCTCACACAGCCCAGCCACACCTACCGCCGTGGAGCAACTCTCATACAg TTGGAGTCCTGTTCGACTGTGCTCAGGTCAAGTCGTTCTTCTGCAGAATCAG AGGAGGGAAGGATCGTGAGGGCGAAATGCGGTACAACCCATTCAGGATCACTCCGTACTTGCTGAAGGTACAAGGAAccgggggggaggaggaggaggagccctGCTGCTTGGCTCTGGCTGAAAGAATCATCTCTGGATATGAAG CTCCTCGTATCCCGATGGACAAGAGAATCTTCACCACAACTCACTCACCCGGCTGTGTGTTTCTGGAAGTGGATGACCG ggCGGTGCCGTTGTTGGGTTACCTGCCTCAGGATTTGATCGGGACCTCTCTGCTCACCTGTATCCACCCTGACGACCGCCCACTCATGCTGTCCATGCACCGAAAAG TGCTGAAGTACGCAGGGCAGCCTCCCTTCGAGCACTCCCCTGTGCGTCTGCGCTGTCAGAATGGAGACTATgtgactctggacaccagctGGTCCAGCTTCATCAACCCCTGGAGCCGCAAGGTCGCCTTCATTATCGGACGACACAAAGTTCGAAC GAGTCCCCTGAATGAGGATGTGTTTGCTGCTCGTACAAATGAAGATCTGGTCCCTTATGAAGAAATCAAAGACCTCCAGGCCAAGATCTACAAGCTCTTTCTAcaa cCTGTGCATAATAACGGCTCGAGTGGATACGGCAGCCTGGGCAGTAACGGCTCTCATGAGCATTATATCAGTGTGGCGTCTTCCAGCGACAGCAACGGAAACCTGTGGGAGGACTCGCACAGGGAGCCG ATGACGCTGCAGCAGCTTTGTGCAGATGTGAACCGGGTCAAGAGCTGGGGGCAGCAGGCCTATTTCGACTCAACCCTTAAAGTCACTGTCCTCGGGAAACCAGCCACAG CAAATTTGCCTCCTGCTGAATCAAACTCTGAAGTCAGAGATCCAGAGGAGCGAAGGAAACAGGTTCACATCCCCTCCTACCAACAGATCAACTGTGTGGACAACATCATCAG ATATCTGGAGAGCTGTACTGGATCTGCGCTGAAAAGAAAGAATGAATCATATTCTTTAggctcttcatcctcctcaacTTCAGAAGATGACAAACCTACAGGAACAGCTGATACTGCTCAGGCCTCCTCTGATG TGGTCCTGGACTCTGGCGTTTCGGTCACTCCCTCCGCCGCAGCTGTAGTGGGCGCTCCTCTCACAGATCTCACACTCTCTACTAAGGCCATGAGTGTGGTGTCCGTGACTAGCCAGTGTTCTTACAGCAGCACCATAGTCCATGTACCCCAACCAGAGTCAG AAGCCACAGCTCTGGAGGATGCACCAATGGGCAGTGAGCCAACAGAGACTGCTCTGCCCCCTGCTCGCCCCACCCCCTCCACGGCCGCAGAGGAGCGCCGGTTTGTGGGTCTGACCAAAGAGGTGCTGTCGGCTCACACgcagaaggaggagcaggagtaCGTGGACAGATTTAAACACAGGATCCTACAGAGTCCATACAGCTCCTATCTGCAACTGGACAACAGCTCCATAGCTCACTCACACCATCCAG GTGACTACCTTCGGCCTATCAGCGCTGGGGGGCTGAACCGCTCTCGCAGAGGGAAGCCCAGACACAAACGTCCCAAACCTCAAGGGTCTTCTGACAGTTATGCCTCTCCCCCTGGACCCCCACGCTGCCTCCCCGACTCTTCCTGGCCCTCCTCCGAATCTTCACAACCGCAGATGGCCGCTCCCTTTGGCCAAACCACGCAATTACAACCCCCATTCTTCCCTTTAATGTCACAACAGACTACAGGTCCCACAGAGCAAAATCTTCGGCCACAAAATTTGCGGCAACAGCAAGCTACTACTATTCCCACTCCAATGGTTTTTCAGCCAGAACAACAAAGTCAAATGAACTACAATTTCAATGTTATGCAATCTCCAAATATGCCGATTCAAATGGATACGATTCCAAATATTCACCCAAATTTCAACAATATTCAACCAATTGCCCCTCAGAGTATTAATCCCTATGTAGCACCTGTTATGGCCGTTCTTCTCCCCAATTACCCCACGTTTACACCAGGGTACCCCTCCATATACCCCCTGTCCACCCCTTCTGTGCTGCCCCAGGCCCCACTCACCACAACGGGCTTCAACCCAGCACCAGTGCCCTTCTCTCCGCTGCCACTTTTCCAGAACCAGGAAGCGCTGAACCAGACTCCGCCACAG GTGCCGCTGCTGTGCTCCCCCAGACCGGGCTCCTCTgtgggggaggaagaggaggctgcGGGGCCCAGACCTCTGTTCTCCAGTTCTAGGTCCAGTTCTCCTCTTCAGCTCAACCTTCTCCAGGAGGAGCTGCCCAAACCCAACGAGAGGCCGGGGAGCTCCAACCAGCTCAGCGAGAGCCTCCACGAGCAGATCAACATCCAG GGCGACGGTCCAAGTGACTCTGGTAACCATGACGCTCAGTCCACCTCCTCGGAGCTGTTGGACTTACTGCTCCAGGAGGACGCTCGTTCCGGCACCGGCTCCAATGCCTCGGGATCTGGATCGGGAGAATCTGGAGGGTCCCTGGGCTCTGGTTCTGGGAGCGGCTCCAACGGCACCTCTACCTCACACACTG gcagcagtaacagtagtaaatACTTTGCCAGTAACGACTCATCAGACACTTCACGAAAAGCGCGAAAAAGTCAAGACCCCCCACCAGACCCTCAAGGGTTCGAGTCTCGCGTGGAGAACTCTCTGTGGAGCATGATCCAGCACACACCTGACCATGTCATGATGACATACCAGATACACACCAG GGACCAGAATGAGATTTTGGCGGAGGACCGGGAGAAGCTTAGGGCGCTGCAGCCacttcagccctggttcagtcaagagcagagagaggagcttgCTGAGGTGCACCCATGGATCCAACAACAGACCATACCCCAGGAGATCGATACACag GGCTGTGTAAGCTGTAACTCCGGCTCCGCTCCAGTGCCCCCCCACTCACCTCACATCATGGCCCCAGACAGCTCCTCCCTCCTGGACACTTCCTCCCAACCTGCCCCCCTCATCCAGGACTCCTCCGTGGACACATGA